In Solidesulfovibrio fructosivorans JJ], the sequence TACAGGCCGCGGCGCGGCAAGGGCAAGTTCTTTCGCCAATGCTCCGGCATCCTTCGCAACCGGTCCGACGCCTCCCTTCCCTTGCGCAAAGGACGGCGGAATGCCATAAAGGATGGACCGTAACATTGGTCTCCCCGGCAACGCGCCTCACGTTTCGCAACCGACCCTACCCTCGTGTTCATGGGGCATGCGCATGGCCGCCGACAGCACCGCTTCCGCGTCCCCTTCGGCGGACGCCCTCAAACGCCAGGTCGCGGCCCTCGAGGCCCTGGTGTCCCGGCTGCGCCTACGCCAGGAGCGGTGCGAGCTTTTCTTCGAGCGTTCGGTCATGGGCATCCTGCTCGGCGACAACGAGGGGAACCTGTTCGACGCCAATCCCCGGGCCCTGGAGCTTCTGGGCTATACCCTCGAAGAAATCCGCGCCGCCAACATCCGGGATCTCATCCACCCCGACGACATGCGCATGGTTTCCTGCATGGCCGGGCCCATGGCTTCCCTGGCCGGCCTGCCCTTCACCATCGAACGCCGCTACCGCCGCAAGGACGGCACATGGCTGCCGGTCCAGGTCGATTTCAGCCCGTTGGACGACACCGGCCAGTGCTTCCAGGCCATGCTCCAGGACATCAGCGCCCGCCGGGCGGCCGAGGACGCCAAAAACGCGGCCTTAAGCCAGGTCCGTAGCGCCAGCCAGGCCAAGTCGGCTTTTCTGGCCAACATGAGCCATGAAATCCGCACGCCGTTAAACGGCGTCATGGGCATGCTCCAACTACTGCTGGCCACCCCCCATTCGCCGGAACAGGACGAATACATGCGCACGGCCATGGACGCCGCCTCGGCCCTGCTGCGGCTCCTCTCCGACATCCTCGACTTCTCCAGCCTGGATGGCGGCACCATGTCCCTGTCCCAGGAGCTTTTCACCGTCAGCGACGTCCTCGACCCGATCATCGCCTCCTTCGCCCACGAGGCCGCCATCAAAGGGCTGGCCTTTTCCTGCCGGGTGGCGCCGCAGACCCCGGCCCGCCTGCGCGGCGATCCGGCACGATTGCGTCAACTCCTCTACAATCTTACCGGAAACGCCATCAAATACACGACGTTCGGCCGCGTGGAACTGGATGTGGCCCCGGTGGAGAAGCCCGAATCCCCTTGTATGGCCCTGCTCGAATTCGCCGTGCGGGACACCGGCATCGGCATCCCGTCCGAAAAGCTGGACCACGTGCTCGACGCCTTTGCCCAGGCCGACGCCTCCGTGACCCGAGCCCACGGCGGATTGGGGTTGGGGCTGACCATCGTCCGGGCCATAGCCGAGCGCATGGGCGGGCGCATCCTGTTGTCCAGCCAACCGGGCCAGGGCACGGAGGCCAGGGTGCGCCTGCCCTTCGCCCGGCCGCCGGAGATGGCTCCCCCGGTTGCGCCCTCCGCCAAGCCCTGCCTCATCGGCCGCCGGGTGTTGGTGGTGGAGGACGAAGCCGTCAACCGGCTGACCATCCAGGCCATGCTGCGACGGCTCGGCTGCGAGACGGTCCTGACGGAAAACGGCCGGGAAGCGCTGGCCAGGCTGGCCGGAGAAGATTTCGACTGCGTGCTGATGGATGTGCGGATGCCGCTT encodes:
- a CDS encoding PAS domain-containing hybrid sensor histidine kinase/response regulator, which translates into the protein MAADSTASASPSADALKRQVAALEALVSRLRLRQERCELFFERSVMGILLGDNEGNLFDANPRALELLGYTLEEIRAANIRDLIHPDDMRMVSCMAGPMASLAGLPFTIERRYRRKDGTWLPVQVDFSPLDDTGQCFQAMLQDISARRAAEDAKNAALSQVRSASQAKSAFLANMSHEIRTPLNGVMGMLQLLLATPHSPEQDEYMRTAMDAASALLRLLSDILDFSSLDGGTMSLSQELFTVSDVLDPIIASFAHEAAIKGLAFSCRVAPQTPARLRGDPARLRQLLYNLTGNAIKYTTFGRVELDVAPVEKPESPCMALLEFAVRDTGIGIPSEKLDHVLDAFAQADASVTRAHGGLGLGLTIVRAIAERMGGRILLSSQPGQGTEARVRLPFARPPEMAPPVAPSAKPCLIGRRVLVVEDEAVNRLTIQAMLRRLGCETVLTENGREALARLAGEDFDCVLMDVRMPLLDGLSATRAVRDGSAGARNPAIPILALTAHALTEDREQALAAGVDGYVVKPVDLEALARAMDAVIPECREEA